The DNA segment TCCCGGGTAAAATGAGTGTGCACCTGCAGGACCACCTCACCACCGACCTCGGCCAGCCGCCGTGATGTCGACAACGGGACCTTCAGGTCGAACCCGACGCCCTGGCATTCGACGACGACGCGCGTCGGCTCCTTCTCGACCAGGGCACCGCGCAGCCGGGCTAGCATCGCCGTCCCGCCTTTGTCGGGAGCCTGCGGTTAAGGCAGTATGCGGCGGCCAGGGCATCGGCCGCGTGCTCGGAAACTCTCTCGCCCAGCGAGAGTAACCGTTTGACCATGTAGTTCATCTGGTGTTTCGACGCCCGGCCGCTCCCGGTCACGGACAGCTTGATGGTGGCAGGGGTCAATTCGGTCACCGGTATGCGGTTCCGGCCCAGAACATAGACAATCGTGCCGCGCGCTTCGGCTGAGCGGATGACGCTCCGCGCCCCGACCGACTTGAAGAAAAGCGTCTCCAGAGCGCAGTGCGTCGGCCGATTGCGCCCGACCACCTCTTCGAGGCCATCACCGAGCGAGCGCAGCCGATCAGCAATGGGTTGGCGGGTATCGGTGGTGATGAGGCCGAACTCGGTGGCCTCGCCGTCTTCGATTATCCCGTATCCGGTCGCGCCCAGCCCTGGGTCAATCCCCAGAATCCTCAAGTGAGGCTAGTCCTCGGCCGCTATCTTCTCCAGTATCTCGTCGGGGATGTCGGAATTGTCGTAGACCTGCTGGACCTCTTCCAACTCCTCAAGCATCTCAATCAGCTTGAGGACCTTGGGGGCATCCTGCTCTGACAGCTTGACCGAGTTGGCCGCAATCATGGTGAGTTCCGCGCTCTCGGACGCGATGCCGGCGTCCTTGAGCTGCTTCTTCACCTTCTCAAACGAGGAAATGGGAATCAGGATCGAGTAAGCGCTGGCTTCGGTCTGCACGTCGTCGGCCCCGGCCTCTAGCGCCGCGGTCAGCACCGCGTCCTCGTCCGCCTTGTCCTTGGATACGACGATCAGGCCCTGTGGCTTGAACTGCCATGCTACCGACCCGGCCGAGCCCATGCTGCCGCCATACTTGTCGAAGACATGCCGGATTTCCGCCGTACTGCGGTTCTTGTTATCGGTCAGTGCACGAATCATCAGGGCTACTCCACCCGGGCCGTATCCTTCGTAAATGGTCTCTTCGTAAGTAACTCCGGGCAGCTCGCCGGTGCCCTTCTTGATGGCGCGATCGACGTTGTCGGCCGGCATGTTAATCGC comes from the bacterium genome and includes:
- a CDS encoding crossover junction endodeoxyribonuclease RuvC, whose amino-acid sequence is MRILGIDPGLGATGYGIIEDGEATEFGLITTDTRQPIADRLRSLGDGLEEVVGRNRPTHCALETLFFKSVGARSVIRSAEARGTIVYVLGRNRIPVTELTPATIKLSVTGSGRASKHQMNYMVKRLLSLGERVSEHAADALAAAYCLNRRLPTKAGRRC
- a CDS encoding YebC/PmpR family DNA-binding transcriptional regulator, producing the protein MSGHSKWSTIKHKKGKADQARGAAFSKLIREITTAARIGGGDVNANPRLRTAVDSAKAINMPADNVDRAIKKGTGELPGVTYEETIYEGYGPGGVALMIRALTDNKNRSTAEIRHVFDKYGGSMGSAGSVAWQFKPQGLIVVSKDKADEDAVLTAALEAGADDVQTEASAYSILIPISSFEKVKKQLKDAGIASESAELTMIAANSVKLSEQDAPKVLKLIEMLEELEEVQQVYDNSDIPDEILEKIAAED